The proteins below are encoded in one region of Puntigrus tetrazona isolate hp1 chromosome 5, ASM1883169v1, whole genome shotgun sequence:
- the cdc42ep2 gene encoding cdc42 effector protein 2 isoform X1, translating into MLSLSLCCSGGHGRSDMSAKAPIYLKRRSRKGKKEKLRDLLSSDMISPPLGDFRHTIHIGSGGGADDLFGDLSFLQGKFHLLPGQEGHQGSCQLSRTASVSSHPPASESSPLLKNALSLPIIGGVQALTLPAPTATATVTTAVPTPLSATQSPPTSPSLAPPPKPPRLHLEERSVSRHASLPVSPKRSPLHLHTCKQSPEENEKCVKDGDEEEKPYLSNAGSMLSLHLDLGPSILEDVLQIMDNQRTGTFGGGLTPSGRQEIYT; encoded by the exons atgctaa GTCTGTCTCTCTGTTGTTCGGGAGGACACGGCAGGTCGGACATGTCTGCCAAAGCCCCCATATACCTAAAGCGACGAAGCCGCAAAGGAAAGAAGGAAAAGTTGCGAGACCTTCTTTCGTCAGACATGATCAGCCCTCCGCTGGGAGACTTCAGACACACCATCCACATCGGCAGTGGCGGGGGCGCAGATGATCTTTTCGGTGACCTGTCGTTCCTACAAGGTAAATTCCACCTGCTACCGGGCCAAGAAGGTCACCAGGGCTCATGTCAACTAAGTCGCACAGCGAGCGTAAGCAGTCACCCGCCGGCCAGCGAGAGCTCACCTCTTTTGAAAAATGCCTTGTCGCTTCCTATCATTGGGGGGGTGCAGGCGCTCACCCTTCCGGCCCCGACGGCCACAGCGACGGTGACCACTGCCGTCCCAACACCACTGTCAGCGACCCAATCACCCCCAACATCTCCGTCTCTCGCTCCGCCTCCCAAACCTCCCAGACTGCACCTGGAGGAGAGGAGCGTGTCACGGCACGCGTCACTGCCTGTGTCTCCGAAGCGCTCTCCACTTCATTtgcacacatgcaaacaaagtCCTGAGGAGAATGAGAAGTGTGTGAAGGATGGAGATGAGGAGGAAAAGCCGTATCTGTCCAATGCCGGCTCAATGCTTTCCCTCCATCTGGACTTGGGGCCATCAATCCTAGAGGATGTGCTTCAAATCATGGACAACCAGAGAACAGGGACATTCGGTGGGGGACTTACACCAAGTGGACGGCAAGAGATATATACCTGA
- the cdc42ep2 gene encoding cdc42 effector protein 2 isoform X2: MSAKAPIYLKRRSRKGKKEKLRDLLSSDMISPPLGDFRHTIHIGSGGGADDLFGDLSFLQGKFHLLPGQEGHQGSCQLSRTASVSSHPPASESSPLLKNALSLPIIGGVQALTLPAPTATATVTTAVPTPLSATQSPPTSPSLAPPPKPPRLHLEERSVSRHASLPVSPKRSPLHLHTCKQSPEENEKCVKDGDEEEKPYLSNAGSMLSLHLDLGPSILEDVLQIMDNQRTGTFGGGLTPSGRQEIYT; the protein is encoded by the coding sequence ATGTCTGCCAAAGCCCCCATATACCTAAAGCGACGAAGCCGCAAAGGAAAGAAGGAAAAGTTGCGAGACCTTCTTTCGTCAGACATGATCAGCCCTCCGCTGGGAGACTTCAGACACACCATCCACATCGGCAGTGGCGGGGGCGCAGATGATCTTTTCGGTGACCTGTCGTTCCTACAAGGTAAATTCCACCTGCTACCGGGCCAAGAAGGTCACCAGGGCTCATGTCAACTAAGTCGCACAGCGAGCGTAAGCAGTCACCCGCCGGCCAGCGAGAGCTCACCTCTTTTGAAAAATGCCTTGTCGCTTCCTATCATTGGGGGGGTGCAGGCGCTCACCCTTCCGGCCCCGACGGCCACAGCGACGGTGACCACTGCCGTCCCAACACCACTGTCAGCGACCCAATCACCCCCAACATCTCCGTCTCTCGCTCCGCCTCCCAAACCTCCCAGACTGCACCTGGAGGAGAGGAGCGTGTCACGGCACGCGTCACTGCCTGTGTCTCCGAAGCGCTCTCCACTTCATTtgcacacatgcaaacaaagtCCTGAGGAGAATGAGAAGTGTGTGAAGGATGGAGATGAGGAGGAAAAGCCGTATCTGTCCAATGCCGGCTCAATGCTTTCCCTCCATCTGGACTTGGGGCCATCAATCCTAGAGGATGTGCTTCAAATCATGGACAACCAGAGAACAGGGACATTCGGTGGGGGACTTACACCAAGTGGACGGCAAGAGATATATACCTGA